From the genome of Cydia strobilella chromosome 21, ilCydStro3.1, whole genome shotgun sequence, one region includes:
- the LOC134751313 gene encoding endonuclease G, mitochondrial, whose product MIRKRLTNLAQLGAVGFTGYCLGIYSERNIDLFKTREDSVIINGKCIKNMPGLPIFGCVSAATPYVDSSGPKDRISQIMKFGFPGLDNVRSFDDYVLSYDRRNRVAHWVFEHLTSAHVAKNATVDRSKCEFTADESIHQFFRSQNSDYKGSGFDRGHLAAAGNHKLAQKHVEQTFLLTNMAPQVGEGFNRHAWNRLEKHVRNLTKVYDNVYCCTGPLYLPRKESDGKSYVKYQVIGANSVAVPTHFYKVVVGEAAAGGVLDMEAYVMPNQKILDETPVANFMVPPESIEKAAGLLFFDKIHRSKLNKINGKKV is encoded by the exons atgattcgAAAGCGGTTAACGAATTTAGCTCAACTAGGTGCTGTGGGCTTTACTGGATACTGCTTAGGAATTTACAGTGAACGAAATATCGACCTATTTAAAACGAGAGAAGATTCTGTTATAATAAATGGCAAATGCATCAAAAATATGCCCGGTTTGCCAATATTCGGGTGTGTATCAGCTGCTACGCCTTACGTCGATTCTAGTGGGCCTAAAGATAGA atatcgcaaataatgaaatttggaTTTCCCGGCTTGGATAATGTCCGTTCATTCGACGACTACGTATTATCCTACGACCGACGTAACCGGGTTGCGCACTGGGTATTCGAGCATCTCACTAGTGCTCACGTTGCCAAGAATGCTACGGTGGACAGGAGTAAGTGTGAGTTTACTGCGGATGAAAGTATACATCAATTTTTTAG ATCACAGAACAGTGACTACAAAGGCTCTGGCTTTGACCGAGGGCACTTGGCAGCCGCGGGCAACCATAAGTTGGCACAGAAACATGTTGAACAAACATTCCTGCTCACTAACATGGCACCCCAG GTGGGTGAAGGGTTCAATAGGCATGCATGGAACAGATTAGAAAAGCACGTTCGCAACCTTACCAAGGTGTATGACAATGTGTACTGCTGCACAGGACCACTGTATCTGCCCAG AAAGGAATCCGACGGCAAGTCCTACGTGAAATACCAAGTGATCGGCGCAAACTCAGTAGCAGTCCCGACACATTTCTACAAAGTGGTTGTGGGCGAGGCGGCGGCGGGTGGCGTTTTAGATATGGAGGCCTATGTTATGCCCAACCAGAAGATACTTGACGAGACGCCTGTGGCTAACTTTATG gtaCCACCAGAATCGATAGAGAAAGCAGCCGGTCTCTTGTTTTTCGACAAGATACATAgaagcaaattaaataaaattaacggcAAGAAagtttaa